In the genome of Raphanus sativus cultivar WK10039 chromosome 9, ASM80110v3, whole genome shotgun sequence, the window ATTTGAGTTTTGTTCatcatattttagtatttatctAAGATATTTCATTCATGATTATTTGAAAACCAATGTTTCAACTCTGTCCTTATTTTCACATTTATGTGTCGTGTCTATTTTACGATATAATAAGGTTTGCTGGTGAAGTGTTCCATAACCTGCATGAAGAACTAATGACAACTTCAGCACGAGGGCAAGGTTTGGCAGTTCGTCTTCAACAGCTTGAAGCAGAAGTTCCTAATTCAGTTGAGATACCTATTCTGTCTCAAACGGATCATTCAACATTCTTTTACGAACCAGGCGAGTCATTTTTGATCTTACTATAGCTTAATTATACTAATTACAAGAGCTATGAGCTATTAGATTCTTCTTTTAGAGCATGTCCAACGGAAGGCTGTGACTGAATTTCTaatgattaaaagaaaagaaaaaaagaaatttgttcaaaaaaatacaacaaTCGGTCCTTGAATTAGTGCCTGGAAGAAACTCTCTGTAACTTTTCCTTCCACATGTCATTTGCATCAATGGTTTAGACATTTGATTTTTATCCTTTAAAcacaacaaattaaaataatatattttttacttttaaaaaccTGTTTTTAAGAGCATGCGCAGTACAAGTCTCTAGCACCATTTCtcaacaattaaaaaatataaaaaattcagaaagaataaatataaagtaaaaagaaagagagagaggagtagGAACGATTGGTCAAAAATAGACTTTCTTGTTTGTTGTAAAGATTAGTTTTCCACTTGTCatctttttaatagtataaagcTTTTGATAAAGATAGATTTAATTGTGGAAgaaaatttatgtaaaaatattaatatactaaGTTGAAAGATTGGATTCAAGAAACAAAACCAATGCTGATGCTCTAAAATCTTATCGTTAAGGTTGCTCTAAAGTCCTCTTATGCACAAATATTTCAGGGTTGGAATGGCATTGTAATTTGCAAACAGAAGAGAATCTAATTTCTCCAAGCAAGTTGCCTCATTGTATTACGGATTCATATGAGGAATGCCGTGGTCCGCCACAGCTCTACCTTCTTGACAAGTACAAGTTTCAGTAAATAGATTCAAGGAAGTTTCAGAAgtcttaattataataaaacttgGCTTACAAGTTTGTCATTTGTCATTTTTTCTGCTGTCTTTAAGGTTTGATGTTGATGGGTCTGGATCATGCTTGAAGCGTTACTCTGACCCATATCTGTTGAAGACGCTTACTGCATCAGCAGTCCTGGGAACATCACAACTCAGCAAAGATGAGAGACCAAACAAACCAAAGGTATTCATGTAATACATATTCTTATTCTCAATTTACTTAACTACTCAGATCTTGTCACTGTCTTGTCCAAAACAAGCATCTAGAATGCAGAATTGTGTATTTTATGTGGTACAATATTTTTCATCTACAGAAGAAAATATCACACATTAGTAATGGAGAGACGGCACTTGAGGATTCACAAACATCACATGCTAAGTGAGCACTCATGctttatatttagttttgtcTCAGCCATTACTGTTTCTCAAGTTAACATGATCAACTCTTTGATTTGGTGACACAATCTGCTTTTTGGATGGTACAGGTTGAATCAGCTCTTCTTAATGGACCATGTTGAGAACGGACACAAAGATCCTGAATTTTATGTGAAACTAAAGAAAAGACATCTGAATGGACCTCCAATTGACTCAAGCTCAGGTTATATGGAGAAGTTCCTCAAGAGTCTGGATCAGTCATCTTCAGCAATGGAAACTAAAGTTACAGCATGCAACGTACGAGTAGACTTATCAACACCTTCTTTGGTTTATCTTCCAAGCAATGAAGATACTAGAAAAGCGAAGGAAATGGAAGCCGTTGCTGATGATGAAAGACCTTATGTAGAGGGAGGAGCAATAATGGTTTGTGTAGAAAGAAGCTCTTTGGTGAATAATGACACAGATGCACCTGCTTCCACAGACGGTGATGACAAGGCTGATGGTAACTTGGATAATGCAGATGTGACTCAAACAGAGGTCCTGGCTTCTAATATTTTGTACCACTCAACGGAGGAAGGAGAATCTAGTCAGTTAAACGCATCAGAGGGTGGGACCAAAGATCTTCAAACAAATGACGTTGAGGATGCTCATTCTCAACATGTCTTCAGTGTGGAGACTGGATCTGAGATGTCTTTAACTGGTTTGGTGGAAGACCAGTTCTCTTCCATAACCAATCAGGAGACAGAGAAAGAGCCTGATTGTCTTCTTATTCAAAACCAGCATATTAGCACATTTAACAACTTTGAAGATTTATCTATGCATGTTGATGCAGTACATGACAATGCTGTTCCAAGAGAAGATGAAACCAACACACAAGATGGATATTCCATGAGTACCGAACAGTCTGGACACATTTCAACTTTTGATATCAGTTCAGAAGCTGGAACTCTGATGTTAGATACTCCAAGAGATGGTCTCACAGGAAACATGAACCCCTCAGCCTTATCTTGTCAAGAAGACGCATTAGCCGACTCTGATCTAGGTGAGATATCATCAGATTCTGGACAAGAGGATCCACAAACCATGTCTATTATTGCAGATGTGAGTAGTGATGGTACTGATGGTGCAGCAGGTGATAACCATACTAGCCTGAATGATAAGGCCAGTGAGACCGTCCCCGAAGTGGACTTAGAAGTAGATCCGCAAGAGTGTCTTTTAGGTGCACAAGAATGTTTGTCACCTGAGTATTGCATACAGATACATGGCCAAGGTCAAGAGAGCCCATCAGAAACAGAGTCAGAAAATCAAACAGCAGCAGCCGAGTTACTTTCTTCACAAGATGTTCCACTTGGTGTTCAGTGTTCACCTTCAGAGGAAACACTAACAAGCAATGAAAAGCCTTACCGTTCAAGTGAAGCTGAAGGAGAAGCTCTTAATGCACCACACCAAGGAGCTATCACATCATTAAATGGTAATATCTCTGAGTCTGATCATTCCATGGAACCTACTACTGATCAAGAAAATTGCTTGGATGTGCCCATGTATCCCTTCTCCACGTCCCTCCATGAAGCACCTCAGGAAGATCCAGACATAAGGCCTCCACTTCCACCTCTCCCTCCAACACAATGGTGGATGGGGAAGCTGTTTGATTCTGTTAAAACAACCGAGACTCAGTTCTCTCCAGCGCCATCACTTGCATACAATGAAGACACACATAATGGATTCGTTCAAGCGACCGCTGCACAAGATTCCTCAGTTACAGCAGGTGAAAACCAAAATACTGATGTTTATACAGTTTCAGCACAAACTACTCTGAATGAACAGTCTCCTTCAGAATCAGTTGCTTGGATGTCACTACTACTCACACCTGAAGTTACACCAGAGGCAGAATCAGCCCAAGGTTTAGAAGCACTTGAGTGGTTTAGTCAGAACTTCAAAGAGCATACCAATACTAACCTTACAAAGCTAGAAGAGGAGCCTAAGCTTGATCAACCACCAGGGGAAACAGAACGAGACAATAAATCATATGAACAGAATGAGAAAGTTGAGAAGCTTCCAAGAGACAAGGAGTCTCTTGTTATCGGCATTGATAGAAGCATGGTGATTAATAATTACCTTAAAGTTTATATCTCTATGGTTAGTTTAGTAGTTATCTCTCTCGCTTACGTTGATCATGTGACTCTATTTTGTTTGAATGCAGTTGAGGAAGGTATCTGAACGAAACAGGACACAGCTTCGAGCTCGAGTGGAAGAGAATGATTCACTACTGGAGATCATACGCAGCAAGGTCAAacgctcttttttttttcccttttgaCTTCACTTAGCTTctataaagtataaactacTAACTGATAAAATGTATTAGCAGTCATTCAACTTGAGACCAGCAGATGCATCGGTGAGACACAACTTTCAAGTAGCTGCTCCTATAACCAATTTGAAGGTCGCTGCAATTCTAGAGAAAGCCAATAGTCTTCGCcatgtctctctctctaaccttatttggtttaatttggaaaattacatgtatatattatatcaaaaagtgattaatgtttttaattatatgtagGCAATGGCGGGAAGCGACGACGACCACGATTCAGATAGCTGGAGTGAATGAGAGTCTCCATGTAACCTATTCatcatacacacacacacacatatccTGTAGTTTGTATAGAAGAATTGTTAGCTTCTTCTCAGATTGTATTTTTTGTATCTGCTAATGTTTGTATTGCTCTGTTTCACACATATGCAATGTATGCCACTCTcagtttttttcttactttctttattgaaaatttcagttaatgAATAATTCGTTCTAAGAACAACATTTCTGTGACTCAACAAAACTTCACCTATGTCTAAGAAAGGCAAAGAAGGAACCTCTACTATCCTCTTAATTACCAATATTGGTTTGTAACACACATATGATATGACATGACATATGAACAATAGAAAATATCCtcctatatatttataataactcTTTGGTAAAACTCAAAATCGAATTCAACTCATCTGAAAATGGAGTCTCAAAAGCAAGACAATGAACACATTTTCCGCAGTCTATATCCATCTGTGCCCATTCCCGACAAGCTTACACTGGTATGgatttgaatttgtttttttctcttacaaAGAAAACTCTTTGAATATGAGTATATGGGCTTATATTTGGTTTGTCTGACTAGCCTAATGAGAATTACTTAATTTATGATGTGGTGTTAAGCCTGAGTTTGTGCTACAAGGAGTAGAAGAATTCACAGAGAAGGTAGCGTTCGTTGAAGCTGTGACTGGTAAAGCCGTCACGTACGGTGATGTAGTGAGGGACACAAAGAGGCTAGCCAAAGCGTTGACCTCAGTTGGA includes:
- the LOC130499843 gene encoding protein SCAR4-like — translated: MILSKVCRSVSKARDISYTLKSSISLPQKLKHLVNCFVKVIRLFSEVEALMTLTRYRIRNEYGLADKELYSDKEDAEDLLEGSSMAGLVGLLRQLGDLAEFAGEVFHNLHEELMTTSARGQGLAVRLQQLEAEVPNSVEIPILSQTDHSTFFYEPGLEWHCNLQTEENLISPSKLPHCITDSYEECRGPPQLYLLDKFDVDGSGSCLKRYSDPYLLKTLTASAVLGTSQLSKDERPNKPKKKISHISNGETALEDSQTSHAKLNQLFLMDHVENGHKDPEFYVKLKKRHLNGPPIDSSSGYMEKFLKSLDQSSSAMETKVTACNVRVDLSTPSLVYLPSNEDTRKAKEMEAVADDERPYVEGGAIMVCVERSSLVNNDTDAPASTDGDDKADGNLDNADVTQTEVLASNILYHSTEEGESSQLNASEGGTKDLQTNDVEDAHSQHVFSVETGSEMSLTGLVEDQFSSITNQETEKEPDCLLIQNQHISTFNNFEDLSMHVDAVHDNAVPREDETNTQDGYSMSTEQSGHISTFDISSEAGTLMLDTPRDGLTGNMNPSALSCQEDALADSDLGEISSDSGQEDPQTMSIIADVSSDGTDGAAGDNHTSLNDKASETVPEVDLEVDPQECLLGAQECLSPEYCIQIHGQGQESPSETESENQTAAAELLSSQDVPLGVQCSPSEETLTSNEKPYRSSEAEGEALNAPHQGAITSLNGNISESDHSMEPTTDQENCLDVPMYPFSTSLHEAPQEDPDIRPPLPPLPPTQWWMGKLFDSVKTTETQFSPAPSLAYNEDTHNGFVQATAAQDSSVTAGENQNTDVYTVSAQTTLNEQSPSESVAWMSLLLTPEVTPEAESAQGLEALEWFSQNFKEHTNTNLTKLEEEPKLDQPPGETERDNKSYEQNEKVEKLPRDKESLVIGIDRSMLRKVSERNRTQLRARVEENDSLLEIIRSKSFNLRPADASVRHNFQVAAPITNLKVAAILEKANSLRHAMAGSDDDHDSDSWSE